The nucleotide sequence TgaaaatagaaatagaattcaCAAGAAATGCCCTACCTTTCTCAATTGCAACGGCTTCCTTGGCCGAAGATCCACTGGGAACCTTGCCAGAGCTGCTCAGAAGATTCTTCGCTCTCTCATCCTTCCTGTTTTTGTAATCAaccaaattttccattttcttgaAGGATGCTGCATGAATGGCCATGAAGTTAGGAATCTTTCCCAGAGTTATTGACTCATTTTTCTTCGTTGGAGTCCTTGGAGTCTTATTGGTGGACGTATCAAGGAGAGCTCTCTTGCCAGATTCTGTCTCAACATTGCTCATTGAGCGTTTGCGTCTCTTGGCCAATTTCTTCTCCTTGGCCCTGGCATTGACATAGGCATCCCTTTCGAGCTTGATCTCCTCGATGTGGGGACGCATGCTGTCATCAATTTCATCAACTGTGATCTCCATATTTGCCGGGCTGTGGAACTTCACACGATTGATCTTCCTGCTGCTCTCGACGTCATTGGTGGAGAAAGAACGCTTGCGGATGGATTTGAGAGGGGTGAGGATCTTATTTTCCAACAAGAGGGAATTTTTGAGGGCACTCGAAGCGATTGCTGGAGCAAAATTAATGTTCTTTGTGCTACTCAGCAAATTGAGACGCTTGGGAGATTTTTTGGGGGTCTTTATGGGGGTTTTCTTCGGGGTTTTTCTTGGAGTCTTTCTTGGCGGTTCTGCCTCCGGGAGTTTGTGCTCCTCGGGAGCAAAAACTATCTGAGCCGGCTCGGGTGAGAAGGTCTCATTCAAGGGAATGGGTGCTTTGTCTGGCATAGGAGTGTCTGGAATAATTATAATACTTGGATTTTTGGGCATCTTAATATTTTCCTCTGTAAGTGAATCGTCTACGATCAGGATGGATTCTTCATCTAGATCCTTTCCGTCCTTCATGGCTTCAACCAAGTCCCCAAATGTCTCCAACTCAGCTGGTTTCTGGACAGTTTCAGGAACTTTTGGGACTGATGGAGGATTGTCCTCAAAAACATCATCATTTTCTTCCTTATTGTCGTCCTTGGGGTCCTTCTTCGCTTCTTTGTCCATTGGTTTCTCTTCCTCTTCCTTCTTCTCCCGAGAATCCTCATTAGAGTTTTCTGCAGCTTCATCAGGAATTACTTTAATCTCTTCCTTGCAATTTCGAAAATCCTCTTCCGGAGGACTAATCTCTCGATCATCTCTGAAGAGATTCTTCTTGCTAGACTCTAAATCATTGACAGTTTGCTCCTCTTCGTCCTTTTCAGACAGAATGGATCGGGATCTTGTGACTCTACGGGATCCAGGAGTCACTTTCTTGTCATCCTTCTTCGCCGATCGAGCTTTTCGTGCAGATCCCGGAGCTTCAGCTGCTGACTTACCTGGAGTTTTTTTAGGTGTCTTTTTCGGCGTCTTCTTAGCCACCTTCCTGGGCGTTTTCACTGGAGACACTTTGCTTTCCTTCTCCTCCTGCTTCGCGCTT is from Phlebotomus papatasi isolate M1 chromosome 1, Ppap_2.1, whole genome shotgun sequence and encodes:
- the LOC129798636 gene encoding titin; this encodes MDNMDSIGNKENLMENPTPRRMTRLAKSLLMKEAEEAEGSAKQEEKESKVSPVKTPRKVAKKTPKKTPKKTPGKSAAEAPGSARKARSAKKDDKKVTPGSRRVTRSRSILSEKDEEEQTVNDLESSKKNLFRDDREISPPEEDFRNCKEEIKVIPDEAAENSNEDSREKKEEEEKPMDKEAKKDPKDDNKEENDDVFEDNPPSVPKVPETVQKPAELETFGDLVEAMKDGKDLDEESILIVDDSLTEENIKMPKNPSIIIIPDTPMPDKAPIPLNETFSPEPAQIVFAPEEHKLPEAEPPRKTPRKTPKKTPIKTPKKSPKRLNLLSSTKNINFAPAIASSALKNSLLLENKILTPLKSIRKRSFSTNDVESSRKINRVKFHSPANMEITVDEIDDSMRPHIEEIKLERDAYVNARAKEKKLAKRRKRSMSNVETESGKRALLDTSTNKTPRTPTKKNESITLGKIPNFMAIHAASFKKMENLVDYKNRKDERAKNLLSSSGKVPSGSSAKEAVAIEKDASVAPAGAKVPEEGDALQKVEGEGEKESGHVGTTSRPLNKVEERQQKWRSMHKSGRHDNQQTEVKAAQNAMLKGVRTNRRFELMMKFRGQKN